In Flavobacterium endoglycinae, one DNA window encodes the following:
- a CDS encoding DUF4230 domain-containing protein — MQNLIKRIIGIGVIVLLIVLAFKYCQFKKDDDSGIDYNTNLIQQQILNVGKLVVTEGHFSEVITYKNQQKYLMNMISFEKKALIVVNANVTVAYDLHKMKYDIDEKNKTITILNIPKEEITINPDIQFYDVEQSKLNPFTGDDYNKINKSVKANLAKKIENSTLKTNAQNRLISELSKILIMTNSMGWKLQYNGKTIESETELNQDLKL; from the coding sequence ATGCAAAACTTGATCAAAAGAATTATAGGAATCGGTGTTATTGTTTTACTGATTGTTCTGGCTTTTAAATACTGTCAGTTCAAAAAAGATGACGATTCTGGAATTGACTATAATACCAATTTAATTCAGCAGCAGATTCTTAATGTTGGAAAGCTGGTCGTTACCGAAGGACATTTCTCGGAAGTAATTACCTATAAAAATCAGCAGAAGTATTTAATGAATATGATTTCTTTTGAGAAAAAAGCGCTGATTGTGGTAAATGCAAATGTTACAGTAGCATACGATCTTCATAAAATGAAATATGACATTGACGAAAAAAATAAAACTATTACGATTTTAAATATTCCAAAAGAAGAAATTACAATAAATCCAGATATTCAGTTTTATGATGTAGAACAAAGTAAACTGAATCCGTTTACAGGTGATGATTACAATAAAATCAACAAATCTGTAAAAGCAAATCTGGCTAAAAAAATCGAAAATTCTACACTAAAAACCAACGCCCAAAACAGACTAATAAGCGAATTGTCTAAGATTTTAATTATGACCAATTCAATGGGCTGGAAACTTCAATATAACGGAAAAACGATTGAATCCGAAACGGAGTTGAATCAGGATTTGAAGCTTTAG
- a CDS encoding aromatic amino acid hydroxylase, with protein sequence MNPNIETNPLLEKLPKHLQQFIKPQDYSDYTPINQAVWRYVMRKNVDYLSKVAHHSYLEGLRKTGIEVDSIPSMYGMNRILSEIGWAAVAVDGFIPPNAFMEFQAYNVLVIASDIRQLEHIEYTPAPDIIHEGAGHAPIIANPEYAEYLRRFGEIGCKAISSHKDYQMYEAIRLLSILKEAEDTPQEKIDEAEKAVADLQNDMGELSEMAQIRNLHWWTVEYGLIGTVENPKIYGAGLLSSIGESAHCMTDNVKKIPYDISAANQNFDITQLQPQLYVTPTFSHLSLILEEFANKMALRTGGLSGIKKLIQSNALGTIELSTGLQISGVFTNVIEEEGKPVYIQTTGKTALAYREKELVGHGTLTHLHGFGSPIGKLKGFNLAIEDMSPKDLQAYSIVENETVKLEFEGNIIVEGEIITGSRNLHGEIILISFRNCTVTHGETILFQPEWGNYDMAIGKKVISAFSGPADVNSFDLINIVPSTKTIKAKHTLERDDLENLYASVRNIRTNKESKTNLQSVFEKLKKEHSNDWLLAVEIAELLKDSDDKQLLQEVLVYLDQLKKRRPETAHLISGGLDLIFNNSHLPQSH encoded by the coding sequence ATGAATCCAAATATTGAAACCAATCCGTTATTAGAGAAATTGCCGAAACATTTACAGCAATTTATTAAACCACAAGATTACAGTGATTATACTCCTATAAATCAAGCGGTTTGGCGATATGTAATGCGTAAAAATGTGGATTATCTTTCAAAAGTAGCGCATCATTCTTATTTGGAAGGTTTACGCAAAACCGGAATTGAAGTCGATTCTATTCCGAGTATGTATGGCATGAACCGAATTCTAAGCGAAATTGGCTGGGCCGCAGTTGCCGTTGACGGATTTATTCCGCCAAATGCTTTTATGGAATTTCAGGCTTATAATGTTTTGGTTATTGCATCCGATATTCGACAATTGGAACATATCGAATACACACCTGCTCCAGACATTATTCACGAAGGTGCCGGCCACGCTCCTATTATTGCAAATCCTGAATATGCCGAATATTTAAGACGTTTTGGAGAAATTGGCTGTAAAGCGATTTCATCTCATAAAGATTATCAGATGTATGAAGCAATTCGTTTGCTTTCTATTTTGAAAGAAGCTGAAGATACACCGCAGGAAAAAATCGACGAAGCCGAAAAAGCAGTTGCCGATTTACAAAATGATATGGGCGAATTATCTGAAATGGCTCAAATTAGAAATCTGCATTGGTGGACAGTTGAATATGGTTTAATTGGAACTGTTGAAAATCCAAAAATTTACGGCGCCGGATTGCTTTCTTCTATTGGTGAAAGCGCTCATTGTATGACCGATAATGTAAAGAAAATCCCGTATGATATTTCGGCTGCGAATCAAAATTTTGACATTACACAGTTACAGCCTCAACTATATGTAACACCAACTTTTTCTCATTTAAGTTTGATTCTGGAAGAGTTTGCCAATAAAATGGCTTTAAGAACCGGAGGTTTATCAGGAATTAAAAAACTGATTCAGTCAAATGCTTTAGGAACGATTGAGTTAAGTACTGGTTTACAGATTTCTGGAGTTTTTACAAATGTGATTGAAGAAGAAGGAAAACCGGTTTATATTCAAACAACTGGAAAGACGGCTTTGGCATATCGTGAAAAAGAACTGGTTGGTCACGGAACCTTAACACATCTTCATGGTTTTGGAAGTCCGATTGGAAAATTAAAAGGTTTTAATCTCGCCATTGAAGACATGAGTCCGAAGGATTTACAGGCTTACAGTATTGTAGAAAATGAAACAGTAAAACTTGAATTTGAAGGCAACATTATCGTGGAAGGTGAAATTATTACTGGATCTCGAAATCTTCACGGAGAAATTATTCTCATCAGTTTTAGAAATTGTACGGTTACTCACGGCGAAACGATTTTGTTTCAACCAGAATGGGGCAATTATGATATGGCGATTGGTAAAAAAGTGATTTCTGCTTTTTCTGGTCCAGCCGATGTCAATAGTTTTGACTTGATTAATATTGTTCCTTCGACAAAGACTATTAAAGCAAAACATACTTTAGAACGCGATGATTTAGAGAATTTATACGCATCCGTTCGAAACATCAGAACCAATAAAGAATCTAAAACGAATTTACAATCTGTATTTGAAAAACTGAAAAAAGAACATTCAAATGATTGGTTATTAGCGGTTGAAATCGCAGAACTTTTAAAAGATTCTGATGACAAACAGCTTTTACAGGAAGTATTGGTTTATCTGGATCAATTGAAAAAAAGACGACCTGAAACTGCCCATTTAATTTCGGGTGGATTGGATTTGATTTTTAATAATTCTCATTTGCCACAAAGTCACTAA